The following coding sequences are from one Drosophila gunungcola strain Sukarami chromosome 3L unlocalized genomic scaffold, Dgunungcola_SK_2 000014F, whole genome shotgun sequence window:
- the LOC128259944 gene encoding zinc finger protein 706-like: protein MARGHQKIQSQAKASEKQAKIKKQQGHSANDQKKAAQKALVHVCAVCKSQMPDPKTYKQHFENKHPKNDMPEELKDV from the exons ATGGCACGCGGACACCAGAAGATCCAGTCGCAGGCGAAAGCCTCCGAGAAGCAGGCCAAAATAAAGAAGCAGCAGGGACACAGCGCCAACGACCAGAAAAAGGCGGCCCAGAAAGCACTTGTTCATGTGTGCGCCGTTTGCAAG TCGCAAATGCCCGATCCCAAGACTTATAAGCAGCATTTCGAGAACAAGCATCCCAAGAACGACATGCCCGAGGAGCTGAAGGATGTCTGA